From Chryseobacterium sp. H1D6B, a single genomic window includes:
- the lepA gene encoding translation elongation factor 4, which translates to MKNIRNFCIIAHIDHGKSTLADRLLEYTNTVTQRELQSQTLDDMDLEKERGITIKSHAIQMDYEYKGEKYILNLIDTPGHVDFSYEVSRSIAACEGALLIVDAAQSIQAQTISNLYLALENDLEIIPILNKIDLPSANPEEVTDEIVGLLGCKPEDVLRVSGKTGEGVHDLLEQIVNRIPAPVGDPDAPLQALIFDSVYNPFRGIEAYFKVVNGSISKNEKIKFFATGKEYGADEVGTLKLKQVPKKTIQCGDVGYIISGIKDAREVKVGDTITSFVNPASEAIDGFEEVKPMVFAGIYPIESEDFEELRFSLEKLRLNDASLVFEPESSAALGFGFRCGFLGMLHMEIVQERLDREFNMDVITTVPNVSYHGYSKREPDTPILINNPSEMMDPTILDRVEEPFIKASIITKSDFVGPVMTLCIEKRGEIVNQSYLTAERVELTFNMPLAEVVFDFYDRLKSISKGYASFDYSPIGMRASKLVKMDILINGDMVDALSSLIHDSNAYHIGKKMCEKLRELIPRQQFDIAVQAALGAKVIARETIKALRKDVTAKCYGGDISRKRKLLEKQKEGKKKMKQIGRVEVPQSAFMAVLKLND; encoded by the coding sequence ATGAAAAACATACGAAATTTTTGCATAATCGCACATATTGACCACGGTAAAAGTACTTTGGCGGATCGTCTTTTAGAGTATACCAACACAGTTACCCAAAGAGAATTGCAGTCTCAGACTTTGGACGATATGGATTTGGAAAAAGAGCGCGGGATTACGATTAAATCTCATGCGATCCAGATGGATTATGAATATAAAGGAGAAAAATATATTTTAAATCTAATTGATACACCGGGACACGTAGATTTTTCTTACGAAGTTTCCCGTTCTATTGCTGCCTGTGAGGGAGCGCTTCTTATTGTAGATGCTGCACAGAGTATTCAGGCACAGACAATTAGTAACCTTTACTTAGCATTAGAAAATGATCTTGAGATCATTCCTATTCTTAATAAAATAGATCTTCCTTCAGCAAATCCGGAAGAAGTAACAGACGAGATCGTTGGTCTTTTAGGATGCAAGCCTGAAGATGTTTTAAGAGTTTCCGGGAAAACAGGAGAAGGAGTTCATGATCTGCTGGAGCAGATTGTCAATAGAATTCCTGCACCGGTTGGAGATCCTGATGCACCATTACAGGCACTAATTTTTGACTCTGTCTACAATCCTTTCAGAGGAATTGAAGCTTATTTTAAAGTAGTAAATGGAAGTATTTCCAAAAATGAGAAAATTAAATTTTTCGCTACTGGAAAAGAATACGGTGCTGATGAAGTAGGTACGTTGAAGCTAAAACAGGTTCCTAAAAAAACAATTCAGTGCGGTGATGTAGGATATATTATTTCTGGAATAAAAGATGCCAGGGAAGTAAAAGTAGGTGATACGATTACCTCTTTTGTAAATCCTGCTTCAGAGGCAATCGATGGATTTGAAGAAGTAAAACCTATGGTTTTTGCCGGGATTTATCCTATAGAATCTGAAGATTTTGAAGAATTAAGATTCTCACTTGAAAAATTAAGACTTAATGACGCTTCTTTGGTTTTCGAGCCGGAGAGTTCAGCAGCTTTAGGTTTCGGTTTCCGTTGCGGATTCTTAGGAATGCTTCACATGGAAATCGTTCAGGAACGTCTTGACAGAGAATTTAATATGGACGTTATCACTACGGTGCCCAATGTTTCATACCATGGATATTCAAAGAGAGAGCCTGACACTCCAATTTTGATCAATAACCCGTCAGAAATGATGGATCCTACAATTCTTGACAGAGTAGAAGAGCCGTTTATTAAGGCTTCTATCATTACGAAATCAGATTTTGTAGGCCCTGTTATGACCCTTTGTATTGAAAAAAGAGGAGAGATTGTCAACCAGAGTTATTTAACGGCAGAAAGAGTAGAGCTTACATTCAATATGCCTTTGGCAGAAGTTGTTTTTGACTTTTACGATCGTCTAAAATCGATCTCAAAAGGATATGCGTCATTTGATTATTCACCTATCGGAATGCGTGCTTCTAAGTTGGTTAAAATGGATATTCTGATCAATGGAGATATGGTAGATGCACTTTCTTCACTGATTCATGACAGTAATGCTTACCACATCGGTAAAAAGATGTGTGAAAAACTCCGCGAACTTATTCCTAGACAGCAGTTTGATATTGCTGTTCAGGCCGCTTTAGGAGCCAAAGTTATTGCAAGAGAAACCATTAAAGCATTAAGGAAAGATGTTACTGCAAAATGTTACGGAGGAGATATTTCCA
- a CDS encoding sigma-70 family RNA polymerase sigma factor produces the protein MKIKDAEIIALMQNPRTLEKGIRLLMDAYQSRLYWHIRRILVDGDLAQDTLQETFIKAYQNFHQFKNDSQLYTWLYRIATNEALQQINKLKKMQKTDEDAEYYMQNLVADNSESDAEEIQALLQNAIQSLPEKQKLVFMMRYYDDLPYEEISKIVDMSVGTLKTNYHYAKQKIEEYIKQNYEK, from the coding sequence ATGAAGATTAAGGACGCAGAAATTATTGCGCTCATGCAAAACCCGCGAACTCTCGAAAAGGGTATTCGTTTGCTGATGGATGCTTATCAGAGTAGATTGTATTGGCACATAAGAAGAATTCTTGTGGATGGTGATCTTGCTCAGGATACTTTGCAGGAAACTTTTATAAAAGCATATCAGAATTTTCACCAGTTCAAAAACGACAGTCAGTTGTATACATGGCTGTATAGAATTGCTACCAACGAAGCATTACAGCAGATCAATAAACTAAAAAAAATGCAGAAGACCGATGAAGATGCTGAATATTATATGCAGAATCTGGTAGCTGATAATTCTGAAAGTGATGCCGAAGAAATACAAGCTTTATTACAGAATGCCATACAAAGCCTGCCGGAAAAGCAGAAACTAGTATTTATGATGCGGTATTATGATGATCTGCCCTATGAAGAAATCTCTAAAATTGTAGATATGTCGGTAGGGACCTTGAAAACAAATTATCATTATGCCAAACAAAAAATTGAAGAATATATTAAACAAAATTACGAGAAATAA
- a CDS encoding Rossmann-like and DUF2520 domain-containing protein, producing MQIVIIGSGNVAYHLAKAFVYKGIPIAQIFGRNEESLNKISEELQLSYSIKDLKDADLYIICVSDNSVEDVSKLITKKDCLVAHTSGSLPKEILKGEYRKSSLYPLQTFSKSKNLNYGKIPFFIEAENENDENILFELASKVSENVMKGSYEKRKYIHLTAVFACNFVNHLFARAKEISDSQEIPFEYFLPLIDETVQKIHEIEPKSAQTGPAVRNDVRVLQLHEQLLKDESLEIYKTMNHSIKKMYEL from the coding sequence ATGCAAATTGTAATTATCGGTTCCGGAAATGTAGCCTATCACCTGGCAAAAGCTTTTGTCTATAAAGGTATTCCAATAGCCCAAATATTTGGCCGAAATGAGGAAAGTTTGAATAAAATATCAGAAGAACTGCAGCTTTCTTATTCTATCAAAGATTTAAAAGATGCAGACTTATACATTATTTGTGTAAGCGATAATTCTGTGGAAGATGTTTCTAAACTGATCACAAAAAAAGATTGTTTAGTCGCTCATACTTCCGGTTCTCTGCCAAAAGAAATTCTGAAAGGGGAGTACAGAAAATCAAGCCTTTATCCTCTGCAGACTTTTTCAAAATCTAAAAATTTAAACTACGGAAAAATTCCTTTTTTTATTGAGGCTGAAAATGAAAATGATGAAAATATCCTTTTCGAGTTAGCTTCAAAGGTCTCTGAAAATGTAATGAAAGGGAGCTATGAAAAAAGAAAATACATTCATCTTACTGCTGTTTTTGCTTGTAATTTCGTCAATCATTTATTTGCAAGAGCTAAAGAAATCTCGGATTCTCAAGAAATTCCATTTGAATATTTTTTACCATTAATTGATGAAACTGTTCAAAAAATTCATGAAATTGAACCGAAATCAGCACAGACAGGACCTGCTGTAAGAAATGATGTAAGGGTATTACAGCTGCATGAACAATTACTGAAAGACGAAAGTCTGGAAATTTATAAAACAATGAATCATTCTATTAAAAAAATGTATGAGTTATAA
- a CDS encoding HAD hydrolase family protein has translation MSYKEKLKDIKAFVFDVDGVFTDGSVYLMHGGNMSRVMNVLDGYAVVKALKENYLIGVITGGNDEMVKHRINYLGIQDYYPKSHNKIVDFEDFKKKYNLKNEEILTMGDDLPDLHMMESSAIAACPENAVPEIKGISTYISPKKGGSGAVRDVIEQVMKVQGNWHDDNTQSI, from the coding sequence ATGAGTTATAAAGAGAAATTAAAAGATATTAAAGCCTTTGTTTTTGATGTAGATGGAGTTTTCACTGATGGAAGTGTCTATCTTATGCATGGAGGAAATATGTCCAGAGTAATGAATGTGCTGGACGGCTACGCAGTAGTTAAGGCTCTGAAAGAAAATTATTTAATAGGAGTAATCACAGGAGGAAATGATGAAATGGTAAAACATAGAATCAATTATCTTGGAATTCAGGATTATTATCCAAAATCACATAATAAGATTGTTGATTTCGAAGATTTTAAGAAAAAATACAACCTTAAAAATGAAGAAATATTAACGATGGGTGATGATCTTCCGGATCTTCATATGATGGAAAGCTCTGCTATTGCCGCCTGTCCGGAAAATGCCGTTCCGGAAATAAAAGGAATCTCCACTTATATTTCCCCGAAAAAGGGTGGAAGCGGGGCAGTACGTGATGTTATTGAGCAGGTAATGAAAGTGCAGGGAAACTGGCATGATGACAATACACAATCTATATAA
- a CDS encoding Maf family protein — MKLLLASQSPRRKELLSSLGFDFEVVKIDCEEILPESIEIGEAAAYLSQLKAAAFRNLDKDEVLLTADTIVAVDNQILGKPKDESDAKNMLQILSGKTHQVYTAITIKTLDKIFTETDCADVDFDIISEKEINYYIQKYKPFDKAGSYGIQEWLGMAKIKKMSGSFYTIMGLPTHLVYKILKEI; from the coding sequence ATGAAATTACTTTTAGCGTCTCAGTCTCCAAGAAGAAAAGAACTGCTTTCCAGTCTGGGGTTTGATTTTGAAGTTGTAAAAATAGACTGTGAAGAAATCCTTCCTGAAAGCATTGAAATAGGAGAGGCTGCGGCTTATCTTTCTCAATTAAAAGCAGCAGCGTTTAGAAATCTCGATAAAGACGAGGTTTTATTGACTGCAGATACCATTGTTGCTGTTGATAATCAAATCCTTGGAAAGCCAAAAGATGAATCTGACGCTAAAAATATGCTGCAGATATTGTCTGGAAAAACACACCAGGTTTACACCGCAATTACTATAAAGACACTTGATAAAATTTTTACCGAAACCGATTGTGCAGATGTAGATTTTGATATCATTTCGGAAAAAGAAATCAATTACTATATTCAAAAATACAAACCATTCGATAAAGCAGGAAGTTATGGCATCCAGGAATGGCTGGGTATGGCTAAAATCAAAAAAATGTCAGGGAGTTTTTATACAATAATGGGACTGCCTACTCATTTGGTTTACAAAATTTTGAAAGAAATATAA
- a CDS encoding tetratricopeptide repeat protein — MKKNILFLLAACIIVSCGTKTKRPEQRSKFMKGFSTYYNTLFNAKDALNSEFTNRDKGHKDNFYAPYIPILTYEDQPLGSDLGQSAAFAENSVKMSEINKPPTNGRSGPPGMPPGNPEKAGNGNNPPATPDDPNQAGAKGATALEIAEAKALKAINKYSVIKSGEEKNKKIFDAYMILAQSRIYQNKSLEALDALNYVFTHMKDDKRLPLARIYQGLAYAQIKDYHKAHEVFAKLKGENISKNYDKLLSIYYSESLLDAGKKEEAVKELDRAFELNGNRKLKSRIAFLRGQVLENLGKNELARESFTSAYKYANNFEFEVKSQIEIAKTFNGNGDYNGAKNYLEKISSKGTYASRKNEFYYALGLIANKAGKKEEAQQFFKKSLFEKVSDPQVRGLTYYEIGKSYLEKNDYIGAGSYYDSALAVMTYAPSKILLQGQSENIKKISKNYYLIKKNDSILSLAKMTDAQKTDFFAKHIEKLKAKEAKEERERKIAERNKGFETGDYNSNSIFANSSNSFEDFGTTTKGFYFSNTGTVSKGASSFKQVWGDRALVDNWRFSKKMNSIEDLKNDALGVTSAPNPRRFEPTFYIEQIPTDAGKLSQLKKDRDTASLGLGVMYQNYFTNTPLATKTLYDLVDVKPEEKVMLQALYEIFSMNYEKNPQAGDRAKQILLTDYPYSSYAEFARNPKNSTFVKSSEEVENEYKRAYALFESEKFGESKAIIDQAIIKYPKDALIPKLYLLNAFNAGKSSGKEVMILQLEQIVLNYSKTPEGIKAKEMLNYLKSDLAFQATDTKGNAVPQTPGSIPGQPAQSNTVPAENMAPAFNGQPTTSPGQQKKKIFNDKIQKEPKQNPSSIPAKPQ; from the coding sequence ATGAAAAAGAATATTTTATTCCTTTTAGCAGCATGTATCATTGTTTCCTGCGGCACAAAGACAAAGAGGCCGGAACAGCGATCAAAGTTTATGAAAGGGTTTTCCACATATTATAATACCTTGTTTAATGCAAAAGATGCTTTAAACAGTGAATTTACGAACAGAGATAAAGGTCATAAAGATAATTTTTATGCGCCTTATATTCCTATTCTTACCTATGAGGACCAGCCTTTAGGAAGTGATCTTGGTCAGTCTGCCGCATTTGCAGAGAACTCTGTAAAGATGTCAGAAATAAATAAACCTCCTACAAATGGCAGAAGCGGCCCCCCTGGAATGCCGCCGGGAAACCCCGAAAAAGCAGGAAACGGAAACAACCCGCCTGCAACACCTGATGATCCTAATCAGGCCGGAGCAAAAGGTGCCACCGCACTAGAAATTGCAGAAGCAAAAGCTTTAAAAGCCATTAATAAATATTCCGTCATTAAAAGCGGAGAGGAAAAGAACAAAAAAATTTTTGATGCCTATATGATTCTTGCCCAGTCGAGAATTTATCAAAACAAATCATTGGAAGCTCTGGATGCCCTGAATTATGTTTTCACCCACATGAAAGATGACAAGAGACTTCCTTTAGCCAGAATTTATCAAGGATTAGCTTATGCACAGATCAAAGACTATCATAAAGCACATGAGGTATTTGCTAAACTTAAAGGAGAGAATATCAGCAAAAATTATGATAAACTATTAAGCATTTATTATTCTGAATCTCTTTTAGATGCCGGCAAAAAAGAAGAAGCCGTAAAGGAACTTGACCGTGCTTTTGAGTTAAACGGCAATAGAAAACTAAAAAGCAGAATCGCCTTTTTAAGAGGGCAGGTTTTAGAAAATTTAGGGAAAAATGAGCTTGCCAGAGAAAGTTTTACTTCAGCTTACAAATATGCCAATAATTTTGAATTTGAAGTTAAATCTCAGATAGAAATCGCCAAAACTTTCAACGGAAATGGAGATTATAACGGAGCTAAAAATTATTTAGAAAAAATAAGCAGCAAAGGAACTTATGCATCCAGAAAGAATGAGTTTTATTACGCTTTAGGTCTGATAGCCAATAAAGCAGGTAAAAAAGAAGAGGCTCAGCAGTTCTTCAAAAAATCTTTATTTGAAAAAGTTTCTGACCCTCAGGTCCGTGGTCTTACTTATTATGAAATAGGGAAGTCTTATTTAGAAAAAAACGATTATATCGGTGCAGGAAGTTATTATGATTCAGCACTTGCCGTAATGACATATGCTCCTTCTAAGATCCTTTTACAAGGACAGTCTGAGAATATTAAAAAGATATCGAAGAACTATTATCTGATCAAGAAAAATGACAGTATTCTTTCTTTGGCAAAAATGACGGATGCTCAAAAAACAGATTTCTTTGCAAAGCATATCGAAAAATTAAAGGCTAAAGAAGCTAAGGAAGAAAGAGAAAGAAAAATAGCAGAAAGAAATAAGGGTTTCGAAACCGGAGACTATAATTCTAATTCTATTTTTGCCAACAGCTCTAATTCTTTTGAAGATTTCGGAACGACAACTAAGGGCTTTTATTTCAGTAATACAGGTACTGTAAGCAAGGGTGCTTCTTCCTTCAAACAGGTATGGGGAGACAGGGCATTAGTAGATAACTGGCGTTTTTCAAAGAAAATGAATTCAATAGAAGATCTTAAAAATGATGCTTTAGGGGTTACTTCTGCACCTAATCCAAGACGTTTTGAGCCTACTTTTTATATAGAGCAGATTCCTACTGATGCTGGTAAACTATCACAGTTAAAAAAAGATAGAGACACTGCTTCTCTTGGCCTGGGCGTAATGTACCAGAACTATTTTACCAATACTCCTTTAGCTACAAAAACTTTGTATGATCTGGTAGATGTAAAACCTGAAGAAAAAGTAATGCTGCAGGCTTTATATGAGATTTTTTCTATGAATTATGAGAAAAATCCTCAGGCTGGAGACCGTGCAAAACAAATATTGTTAACGGATTATCCTTATAGTTCTTATGCAGAATTTGCCAGAAACCCAAAAAACAGCACCTTTGTAAAATCTTCGGAAGAAGTTGAAAATGAATACAAACGTGCGTATGCTCTTTTTGAATCAGAAAAATTCGGGGAAAGCAAGGCTATTATAGACCAGGCTATCATAAAGTATCCTAAGGATGCCCTGATTCCTAAATTATACTTATTAAATGCCTTTAATGCAGGAAAATCAAGCGGCAAAGAAGTAATGATCTTACAATTGGAACAGATTGTATTAAATTATTCTAAAACACCAGAAGGAATTAAAGCAAAAGAAATGCTCAATTATCTGAAAAGTGATCTTGCATTCCAGGCGACGGACACCAAAGGAAATGCTGTTCCTCAGACCCCAGGCAGTATCCCTGGTCAGCCGGCCCAGAGTAACACCGTTCCTGCTGAAAATATGGCGCCTGCTTTTAACGGACAGCCTACAACAAGCCCAGGACAGCAGAAAAAGAAAATTTTTAATGACAAGATCCAAAAAGAACCTAAACAAAACCCAAGCAGTATTCCTGCAAAACCTCAATAA
- the tsaB gene encoding tRNA (adenosine(37)-N6)-threonylcarbamoyltransferase complex dimerization subunit type 1 TsaB: MKILYIETSSKNCSAAISDNEKLLCLCEEVSENYKQSESLHTFIQWALEGAGISIKEIEAVSLGKGPGSYTGLRIGASSAKGFCYGLKIPLIAVNSLETMIEPFLGKNYDFIIPLVDARRMEVYTAIYDGQTGQEISATEAKILDEHSFEEFKDKKILFAGDGAKKAKDILQLPNAVFDDRVYPSAQYLIKKTLEKIEKKDFEDTAYFEPFYLKDFHGVKKKKSED, from the coding sequence ATGAAAATTTTATATATTGAAACCTCTTCTAAGAACTGCTCTGCAGCTATTTCAGATAATGAAAAGCTGTTATGTCTGTGTGAAGAAGTTTCCGAAAACTATAAACAGTCTGAAAGTCTTCATACTTTTATACAGTGGGCTTTAGAGGGAGCAGGAATTTCTATTAAAGAGATTGAAGCAGTTTCATTAGGAAAAGGTCCTGGGTCTTATACAGGATTGAGGATCGGTGCTTCTTCAGCAAAAGGATTCTGCTATGGATTAAAGATTCCACTAATAGCAGTGAATTCTTTAGAAACAATGATAGAGCCCTTTTTAGGGAAGAACTACGATTTTATAATACCTTTGGTCGATGCAAGGAGAATGGAGGTATATACTGCCATATATGACGGCCAAACAGGACAAGAGATCTCTGCAACAGAAGCTAAAATTTTGGATGAACATTCTTTTGAAGAATTTAAAGATAAAAAAATACTATTTGCAGGCGACGGGGCTAAGAAAGCGAAAGACATATTGCAGCTTCCCAATGCTGTTTTTGATGACAGGGTCTACCCTTCTGCACAATATTTAATCAAGAAGACACTGGAAAAAATAGAGAAAAAAGACTTTGAAGATACAGCCTATTTCGAGCCTTTTTATTTAAAGGATTTTCATGGAGTAAAGAAAAAGAAAAGCGAAGATTAA
- a CDS encoding SDR family NAD(P)-dependent oxidoreductase, with the protein MKTILITGATSGIGKSTAELFAKQGNRVIICGRRSEVLESLKTELSAFTEIFSLKFDVRNLKEVEDAFISLPDEWKNIDVLINNAGNAHGLEPLSAGNTDDWDSMIDGNVKGILYVSKMLIPSMKERNSGQIINISSVAARQTYANGVVYCATKKAVDVISEGMRLELTEFGIRVTNIQPGAVETDFSLVRFKGDSERASTVYAGYEPLKAEDIADAIAYCVNAPKHVTVSDMTIYPSAQSEPRTIYRK; encoded by the coding sequence ATGAAAACAATACTTATAACAGGAGCTACTTCCGGAATCGGAAAATCTACAGCAGAGCTATTTGCAAAACAAGGAAACAGAGTGATTATCTGTGGAAGAAGAAGTGAAGTTTTAGAATCATTAAAAACTGAACTTTCTGCTTTCACTGAAATATTTAGTTTAAAGTTTGATGTAAGGAATTTAAAAGAGGTTGAAGATGCCTTTATTTCTCTTCCGGACGAATGGAAAAATATAGATGTTTTAATCAATAATGCAGGAAATGCACATGGATTAGAACCTCTTTCAGCAGGGAATACTGACGATTGGGATTCTATGATAGACGGAAATGTAAAAGGGATTTTATATGTATCTAAAATGCTTATTCCATCTATGAAGGAAAGAAATTCAGGACAGATTATCAATATCAGCTCTGTAGCCGCGAGACAGACCTATGCGAACGGTGTAGTTTATTGTGCAACTAAAAAGGCGGTAGATGTTATTTCTGAGGGAATGAGACTGGAATTAACAGAATTTGGAATCAGGGTTACCAATATCCAGCCGGGAGCCGTAGAAACAGATTTTTCTCTGGTTAGATTTAAAGGCGATAGTGAAAGAGCTTCTACGGTGTATGCAGGTTATGAACCCTTGAAGGCTGAAGATATCGCCGATGCTATTGCGTATTGTGTCAATGCACCAAAACATGTTACAGTTTCAGATATGACGATCTATCCGAGTGCACAGAGCGAACCGAGAACAATTTACAGGAAGTAA
- a CDS encoding YraN family protein: MATHNDFGKKAEDLAVEYLQKEGYKILIRNFRFQKAEIDIIAEKDNLIIIIEVKARSTDAFILPQEAVNKKKIRLIVAAADHYLEEFNKENEIRFDIISLLPDHTGNLIIEHITDAFDAFDAN, translated from the coding sequence ATGGCGACTCACAATGATTTCGGAAAAAAAGCAGAGGATCTGGCTGTTGAATATCTTCAAAAAGAAGGGTACAAAATTCTTATAAGAAACTTCAGATTTCAAAAAGCTGAAATAGATATTATTGCAGAAAAGGATAATCTAATCATCATTATTGAAGTAAAAGCACGTTCTACAGATGCTTTTATTCTCCCGCAGGAAGCAGTAAACAAAAAGAAAATACGATTAATAGTTGCTGCAGCAGACCACTATCTCGAAGAGTTTAATAAAGAAAATGAAATCAGATTTGATATTATTTCACTTCTTCCCGACCACACAGGAAATTTAATTATTGAACATATAACTGATGCATTTGATGCATTCGATGCCAATTAA
- a CDS encoding LD-carboxypeptidase encodes MKKIFPKSLKKGAKIAVISPAGAVEPSQLEKGIEMIKNKGFEPVLGKHLYTKFSNGYNYAGTENERLEDINWALNDNEIAAVWASRGGYGCQHLIQHLKLKNFTEHPKWYIGYSDNTVIQSYLLKKGFVSIHGQTMKTSSFGVTPESYDLIFDILKGKRPDYTLKSNQFNKKGNCEGELVGGNLALIYALLGTKYTFDFKDKILFIEDIGENFYALDRMIMSLELAGVFTKIKGLIVGGMTNMGDEKENKSYEESFDEFAYKLISERISKYKFPAVFGFPNGHIHDNRPLLIGADVKMKVQEKVKVEF; translated from the coding sequence ATGAAAAAAATATTCCCAAAGTCCCTTAAAAAAGGAGCAAAAATAGCTGTTATTTCCCCTGCAGGAGCTGTAGAACCCTCTCAGCTTGAAAAAGGGATAGAAATGATTAAAAATAAAGGTTTTGAACCTGTTTTAGGAAAACATCTTTATACTAAATTTTCAAACGGCTACAACTACGCAGGAACTGAAAATGAAAGACTTGAAGATATCAACTGGGCTTTAAATGATAATGAAATTGCGGCAGTCTGGGCTTCCAGAGGCGGATATGGCTGCCAGCATTTAATCCAGCATCTAAAATTAAAGAACTTTACAGAGCATCCGAAATGGTATATCGGTTATTCAGACAACACCGTTATTCAAAGTTATCTGTTGAAAAAAGGCTTTGTTTCCATCCACGGGCAGACCATGAAAACATCAAGCTTCGGCGTTACTCCTGAAAGCTATGATCTGATCTTTGATATTTTAAAAGGTAAAAGGCCGGATTATACTTTAAAATCTAATCAGTTCAATAAAAAAGGGAATTGTGAAGGAGAATTAGTTGGAGGAAATTTAGCGCTGATCTATGCTTTATTAGGAACAAAATATACTTTTGATTTTAAAGACAAAATTTTATTTATTGAAGATATCGGAGAGAACTTCTATGCTTTGGACAGAATGATCATGAGCCTGGAACTGGCCGGAGTGTTCACCAAAATTAAAGGTCTTATTGTAGGAGGAATGACTAATATGGGCGATGAAAAGGAAAATAAAAGCTACGAAGAAAGCTTCGATGAATTTGCCTATAAATTAATTTCAGAACGAATATCAAAATATAAATTCCCAGCCGTTTTTGGTTTTCCAAACGGCCATATTCATGACAACAGACCCTTACTTATCGGTGCAGATGTTAAGATGAAAGTACAGGAAAAGGTTAAGGTTGAATTTTAA
- a CDS encoding LysE family transporter: MFELVLSAVILGFMLSLVFIGPIFFLLIETSFSRGPKHALSLDLGVITADLLCIVAAYYASADLVSLIDKHPGFYRVTSILIFVYGIVMLVTKTKMHMPGEEKIISQNYFKTFINGFFFNLLNVGVILFWLVTVISVRNQYPDTGSFILYIGLVIGTYLCIDLAKIFLAKQFHYKLTQTLANKIRRVVGVILIIFSFFIFLQSFKKFNQFDKKLEEAEKKEIKYQKKSHEKNIPKVP, translated from the coding sequence ATGTTTGAACTTGTACTTTCGGCTGTCATATTAGGATTTATGCTAAGCTTGGTCTTTATCGGACCCATATTTTTCTTGTTAATTGAAACTAGTTTCTCAAGAGGTCCTAAGCATGCCTTATCACTGGATCTAGGAGTCATTACGGCAGACTTATTATGCATCGTGGCAGCGTATTATGCAAGTGCAGACCTGGTAAGTTTAATAGACAAACATCCCGGGTTTTATAGAGTAACTTCCATCCTTATTTTTGTGTATGGGATTGTCATGCTGGTTACAAAAACCAAAATGCATATGCCCGGAGAAGAGAAAATCATTAGTCAGAATTATTTTAAAACTTTTATTAATGGTTTTTTCTTTAATCTTTTAAATGTAGGAGTTATTCTTTTCTGGCTAGTTACTGTGATTTCAGTGAGAAACCAGTATCCTGATACCGGAAGCTTTATTCTTTATATTGGTCTGGTAATCGGAACTTATCTATGCATAGACCTTGCTAAAATATTTCTTGCAAAGCAATTTCACTATAAGCTTACCCAAACACTCGCCAATAAGATCAGGAGAGTGGTCGGGGTGATCCTTATTATTTTCAGCTTTTTTATCTTCTTGCAGAGCTTTAAAAAGTTCAATCAATTCGACAAAAAATTAGAAGAGGCTGAAAAGAAAGAAATAAAATACCAGAAAAAAAGTCATGAAAAAAATATTCCCAAAGTCCCTTAA